One window of the bacterium genome contains the following:
- the tuf gene encoding elongation factor Tu (EF-Tu; promotes GTP-dependent binding of aminoacyl-tRNA to the A-site of ribosomes during protein biosynthesis; when the tRNA anticodon matches the mRNA codon, GTP hydrolysis results; the inactive EF-Tu-GDP leaves the ribosome and release of GDP is promoted by elongation factor Ts; many prokaryotes have two copies of the gene encoding EF-Tu) — protein sequence MSKGKFERNKPHVNVGTIGHVDHGKTSLTAAITKVAAEAGMGEFRA from the coding sequence AAAGGAAAGTTTGAGAGAAACAAGCCACACGTGAACGTCGGAACGATTGGTCACGTGGACCATGGGAAGACGAGTTTGACGGCAGCGATTACGAAAGTGGCAGCGGAAGCTGGGATGGGGGAGTTTCGAGCGT